A portion of the Stella humosa genome contains these proteins:
- a CDS encoding lipid-binding SYLF domain-containing protein, whose protein sequence is MVKWLVSTLAVLVLWTGTAVAQSEEQEVVDRARITASSMLSSPDYREARAQMRKAKGVIIIPSLVKGGFIVGGEGGSGVLMVRGRDGSWSNPSFVTMAAGSIGLQIGVQTAEVLFLIMTDKGLQSVMRDEFKMGADASVAVGPIGAGVEAGTTANLRADILSFSRTQGLFGGVSFEGSLIKPRLSWNERYYGRSASVRDVVLDRRVSSPGAEALRRSVVVN, encoded by the coding sequence ATGGTGAAGTGGCTTGTTTCGACCCTCGCGGTCCTGGTCCTGTGGACCGGCACCGCCGTGGCCCAGTCCGAAGAGCAGGAGGTGGTCGATCGCGCGCGCATCACCGCGAGCTCGATGCTGTCCAGCCCGGACTATCGCGAGGCCCGCGCCCAGATGCGCAAGGCCAAGGGCGTCATCATCATCCCCTCGCTGGTCAAGGGCGGCTTCATCGTGGGCGGCGAAGGCGGCTCTGGCGTGCTGATGGTGCGCGGCCGTGACGGTAGCTGGAGCAATCCCAGCTTCGTGACCATGGCGGCGGGTTCGATCGGCCTCCAGATCGGCGTGCAGACGGCCGAAGTGCTGTTCCTGATCATGACCGACAAGGGCCTGCAGTCGGTCATGCGCGACGAGTTCAAGATGGGCGCGGACGCGTCCGTCGCCGTCGGCCCGATCGGCGCCGGCGTCGAGGCGGGCACGACCGCCAACCTGCGTGCCGACATCCTGTCCTTCTCGCGCACCCAGGGCCTGTTCGGCGGCGTCAGCTTCGAGGGCTCGCTGATCAAGCCGCGCCTGTCCTGGAACGAGCGCTACTACGGCCGCTCGGCCTCGGTGCGCGACGTCGTCCTCGACCGCCGCGTGTCCTCGCCCGGTGCGGAGGCCCTCCGCCGCTCGGTCGTCGTCAACTGA
- a CDS encoding cobyric acid synthase, whose protein sequence is MLQGTGSDVGKSILVAGLGRAFTRRGLRVLPFKPQNMANNAAVTPDGGEIGRAQFLQARACRVPASRDMNPVLLKPEADRRAQVIVRGDVAGGYDAGGYHRLKPDLLPIVRESFQRLAADADLVLVEGAGSPAEVNLRQGDIANMGFALAEQVSVVLVADIDRGGMLASVVGTMALLPPDERALIAGYLVNKFRGDPALLAPAFPIIAGHCGLPCLGVVPWLAAARALPAEDAVSTEADGGRSRGGFLVAVPMLPRIANFDDLDPLKAEDGVSVVFVPPGRPIPAEADLVVIPGSKATRADLAFLQAEGWDVDIHAHVRRGGAVLGLCGGYQMLGASVADPDGVEGAAGTSAGLGLLAVDTVMAGRKHLAPATGSDPVSGEAVRGYEMHMGVTDGADRARPFLTVDGRTEGAQSSCGRIMGTYLHGLFAADGFRRAFLARLGAPARRRVHYEATVDAALDAIADLLESEIDLDRLLDLAGRRPVSAATTG, encoded by the coding sequence ATGCTCCAGGGCACGGGGTCGGACGTCGGCAAATCCATTCTCGTCGCCGGCCTGGGCCGCGCCTTCACCAGGCGCGGTCTTCGCGTTCTGCCCTTCAAGCCGCAGAACATGGCCAACAACGCCGCGGTCACCCCGGACGGGGGCGAGATCGGCCGCGCCCAGTTCCTCCAGGCCCGGGCCTGCCGGGTGCCGGCCAGCCGCGACATGAACCCCGTCCTGCTGAAGCCAGAGGCCGATCGCCGTGCCCAGGTGATCGTGCGGGGCGATGTGGCCGGCGGCTACGACGCCGGCGGCTATCACCGGCTGAAGCCGGACCTGCTGCCCATCGTCCGCGAGAGCTTCCAGCGCCTGGCGGCCGACGCCGACCTGGTCCTGGTCGAGGGCGCGGGCAGCCCGGCCGAGGTCAACCTGCGCCAGGGCGACATCGCCAACATGGGCTTCGCGCTGGCCGAGCAGGTGTCCGTCGTCCTGGTGGCCGACATCGACCGTGGTGGCATGCTGGCCTCGGTGGTGGGCACCATGGCCCTGCTGCCGCCCGATGAGCGGGCGCTGATCGCCGGGTATCTCGTCAACAAGTTCCGCGGCGACCCGGCCCTGCTGGCCCCGGCCTTTCCGATCATTGCCGGCCATTGCGGGCTGCCCTGCCTGGGCGTGGTGCCGTGGCTGGCGGCCGCGCGGGCCTTGCCAGCCGAGGATGCCGTGTCGACGGAGGCAGACGGGGGCCGATCGCGCGGCGGCTTCCTCGTGGCCGTGCCGATGCTGCCGCGCATCGCCAATTTCGACGATCTAGACCCGCTGAAGGCCGAGGACGGCGTGTCGGTGGTCTTCGTGCCGCCGGGCCGGCCCATCCCGGCCGAAGCCGACCTCGTCGTCATCCCGGGCAGCAAGGCTACGCGCGCCGACCTCGCCTTCCTGCAAGCGGAGGGCTGGGACGTCGACATCCACGCCCATGTCCGCCGCGGCGGCGCGGTGCTGGGCCTCTGCGGCGGCTATCAGATGCTGGGGGCCAGCGTGGCCGATCCCGACGGGGTCGAGGGTGCCGCCGGCACCAGCGCCGGCCTGGGGCTGCTGGCGGTCGACACGGTGATGGCCGGCCGCAAGCACCTGGCGCCAGCCACGGGCAGCGACCCCGTCAGCGGCGAGGCCGTGCGGGGCTACGAGATGCACATGGGCGTGACCGACGGCGCCGACCGCGCCCGCCCGTTCCTGACGGTCGACGGCCGGACGGAGGGGGCGCAGTCGTCCTGCGGGCGCATCATGGGCACCTACCTGCACGGCCTGTTCGCGGCCGACGGGTTCCGCCGCGCCTTCCTGGCCCGCCTGGGTGCGCCGGCCCGGCGCCGGGTGCACTACGAGGCGACGGTCGACGCCGCCCTGGACGCCATCGCCGACCTGCTGGAATCCGAGATCGACCTCGACCGCCTGCTGGACCTGGCCGGCCGGCGGCCGGTCAGCGCCGCCACCACAGGATGA
- the cbiB gene encoding adenosylcobinamide-phosphate synthase CbiB, translating into MLLADPGSVAPLVHLFLALLLDAAVGDPPLLWRLVPHPVVLCGRLITFFDRRLNRPERSEMARRLRGCFTVLAVVLAAGAVGAVLAWIAGRLRAGPAIEVLAIAILVSQRSLFDHVAAVATALDQGGTEAGRAAVAHIVGRSPESLDEHGVARAAIESLAENFSDGVAAPVFWTLLFGLPGLFVYKAVNTMDSMIGHRTPQYRAFGWAAARLDDVLNLVPARLAGLLVAAAAAVTPAARPGSALVTMVRDAGKHRSPNAGWPEAAMAGALGLALCGPRRYPGLVVDAPWIGQGRARADSGDIGRALMVYVRACALLIGAIGLAAVILWWRR; encoded by the coding sequence ATGCTCCTCGCCGATCCTGGTAGCGTCGCCCCGCTCGTCCATCTGTTCCTGGCGCTGCTGCTCGACGCCGCGGTCGGCGACCCGCCGCTGCTGTGGCGGCTGGTGCCCCATCCGGTCGTCCTCTGCGGACGGCTCATAACCTTCTTCGACCGCCGCCTCAACCGGCCAGAGCGCAGCGAGATGGCGCGCCGCCTGCGCGGCTGCTTCACGGTGCTGGCGGTCGTGCTGGCGGCGGGCGCGGTGGGCGCGGTGCTGGCCTGGATCGCCGGGCGGCTGCGCGCGGGGCCGGCGATCGAGGTGCTGGCCATCGCCATCCTGGTGTCGCAGCGCAGCCTCTTCGACCATGTGGCAGCCGTCGCCACGGCACTCGACCAGGGCGGGACGGAGGCCGGACGCGCCGCCGTCGCCCACATCGTCGGCCGCAGCCCGGAGTCGCTGGACGAGCACGGCGTCGCCCGGGCCGCCATCGAAAGCCTGGCCGAGAACTTCTCGGACGGGGTCGCGGCACCCGTATTCTGGACCCTGCTGTTCGGCCTGCCGGGCCTCTTCGTCTACAAGGCGGTCAACACCATGGACAGCATGATCGGCCACCGCACGCCGCAATACCGCGCGTTCGGCTGGGCGGCCGCCCGGCTGGACGACGTCCTGAACCTGGTGCCGGCGCGCCTGGCCGGCCTGCTGGTGGCCGCGGCGGCGGCCGTGACGCCCGCCGCGCGGCCGGGATCGGCGCTGGTCACCATGGTGCGGGATGCGGGCAAGCATCGCTCGCCCAACGCCGGCTGGCCGGAAGCGGCGATGGCGGGCGCGCTGGGCCTGGCGTTGTGCGGGCCGCGGCGCTATCCGGGCCTGGTCGTCGATGCGCCCTGGATCGGCCAGGGCCGGGCGCGCGCGGACAGCGGCGACATCGGCCGGGCGCTCATGGTCTATGTCCGGGCCTGCGCCTTGCTGATCGGCGCGATCGGGCTGGCCGCGGTCATCCTGTGGTGGCGGCGCTGA
- a CDS encoding ArnT family glycosyltransferase — MRTAIDAWSAGRRPYLLLVLLCLALHLPGLAALPPFDRDEARFVQATRQMLDSGDFVQIRFQDEARNKKPVGIHWLQAASVGALSDAASTAVWPYRLVSAAAAMIAVLLTFALGAALFGRPAALLGAAVTAGALVVVTEAHLAKTDAALLASALAVELGLARIYLAHRAGQVAGRGAALLFWAGIGVAGLIKGPVVPALALLAAGALTVADRSTAWLSGLRTLWGLPLAVALVAPWLVLVSSATDGAFLGEAIRSDLLPKLTGGQESHGAPPGYYLALLAVTAWPASLFVPLGIAVAWFGRRTPGFRFALAWIVPGWLLFELVPTKLPHYVMPLYPTLFLLAAHAAWTGVAAAGRWRWAMAAWLALWAAVGLGLGVLAVATGFVFADGPSLAAIVVAAAALAAVAGGIRLAGRDAPSAMAAGLAGAVVVFGLLFAVILPRLDGLWLGRSTAALLAREGVPANRTVVVGYSEPSLVFLAGTAIDFADAAGAARHLAAGPGNAALIGDRDRARFAAAAAAAGLDLVEGPAVRGLNYSRGRWTELTLYRRR, encoded by the coding sequence GTGCGCACGGCGATCGACGCCTGGTCGGCCGGGCGCCGGCCCTACCTGCTGCTTGTCCTGCTGTGCCTGGCGCTCCACCTGCCGGGGTTGGCGGCCCTGCCGCCCTTCGACCGCGACGAGGCGCGCTTCGTCCAGGCCACGCGCCAGATGCTGGACAGCGGCGACTTCGTGCAGATCCGCTTCCAGGACGAGGCGCGCAACAAGAAGCCGGTCGGCATCCACTGGCTCCAGGCCGCCTCGGTCGGCGCGCTGTCGGACGCCGCCTCGACCGCGGTCTGGCCCTATCGGCTGGTGTCGGCGGCGGCGGCCATGATCGCCGTCCTCCTGACCTTTGCGCTGGGGGCGGCCCTGTTCGGGCGGCCGGCAGCACTCCTGGGGGCGGCCGTCACCGCCGGCGCGCTGGTGGTGGTGACCGAGGCGCATCTCGCCAAGACCGATGCGGCCCTGCTGGCCTCGGCGCTGGCGGTGGAACTGGGACTGGCGCGCATCTATCTCGCCCATCGCGCCGGCCAGGTGGCCGGCCGGGGGGCGGCCCTGCTGTTCTGGGCCGGCATCGGTGTCGCCGGGCTGATCAAGGGCCCGGTGGTGCCGGCGCTGGCCCTGCTGGCGGCGGGCGCGCTGACGGTGGCCGACCGCAGCACGGCCTGGCTGTCGGGCCTGCGCACGCTCTGGGGCCTGCCGCTGGCGGTTGCGCTCGTCGCCCCCTGGCTGGTGCTGGTGTCGAGTGCCACCGATGGCGCCTTCCTGGGCGAGGCGATCCGGTCCGACCTGCTGCCCAAGCTGACGGGCGGCCAGGAATCGCACGGCGCGCCGCCCGGATACTATCTGGCCCTGCTGGCCGTCACGGCCTGGCCGGCCTCGCTGTTCGTGCCGCTGGGCATCGCCGTGGCCTGGTTCGGCCGGCGGACGCCCGGGTTCCGCTTCGCGCTCGCCTGGATCGTGCCGGGCTGGCTGCTGTTCGAACTCGTGCCGACCAAGCTGCCGCACTACGTCATGCCGCTCTATCCGACCCTGTTCCTGCTGGCCGCACATGCGGCCTGGACGGGGGTGGCGGCCGCCGGGCGCTGGCGCTGGGCCATGGCGGCTTGGCTGGCGCTGTGGGCGGCGGTCGGGCTCGGCCTGGGGGTGCTGGCCGTCGCGACGGGCTTCGTCTTCGCCGATGGGCCTTCGCTGGCGGCGATCGTCGTGGCGGCGGCGGCGCTGGCAGCCGTGGCCGGCGGCATCCGCCTGGCGGGCCGCGACGCGCCGTCGGCGATGGCGGCCGGGCTGGCCGGCGCGGTCGTCGTCTTCGGGCTGCTATTCGCGGTCATCCTGCCGCGCCTGGACGGCCTGTGGCTCGGCCGCTCGACGGCGGCCCTGCTGGCGCGCGAGGGGGTGCCGGCCAACCGCACCGTCGTCGTCGGCTACAGCGAGCCCAGCCTGGTATTCCTGGCCGGCACGGCGATCGACTTCGCCGACGCGGCCGGTGCTGCCCGCCACCTGGCGGCCGGCCCCGGCAATGCCGCCCTGATCGGCGACCGCGACCGGGCGCGCTTTGCCGCCGCGGCCGCGGCGGCCGGCCTCGACCTGGTCGAGGGGCCGGCGGTGCGCGGCCTCAACTACTCGCGCGGCCGCTGGACCGAGCTCACCCTCTATCGCCGCCGCTGA
- a CDS encoding mandelate racemase/muconate lactonizing enzyme family protein, with protein MRILEIREKTASIASPIANAYIDFSKMTASVVAVVTDVVRDGRPVVGFGFNSNGRYGQGALMRERFIPRVLEARPETLVDEANANLDPFAIWKAMMTNEKPGGHGDRSVAVGTIDMAVWDAVAKIAGQPLWRLLADRYRGGVADETVWVYAAGGYYYPGKDDRQLQDEMRSYRDRGYRVVKMKIGGTSIDDDRRRIEAVLEIVGDGANLAVDANGRFDLKTALAYGEALRPYGLHWYEEAGDPLDYALNAELAAAYPGALATGENLFSHQDARNLVRYGGMRPDRDYLQFDCALSYGLVEYLRTLDAIAELGWSSRRVVPHGGHQMSLNIAAGLHLGGNESYPDVFQPFGGFADGIAVEDGRVRLPDVPGVGFETKANLYALMRTLVEDL; from the coding sequence GTGCGCATCCTGGAAATCCGCGAGAAGACCGCGTCGATCGCGTCCCCCATCGCCAACGCCTATATCGACTTCTCGAAGATGACGGCGTCGGTGGTGGCCGTGGTCACCGACGTGGTGCGCGACGGGCGGCCGGTGGTAGGCTTCGGCTTCAATTCCAACGGCCGCTACGGCCAGGGCGCCCTGATGCGCGAGCGGTTCATCCCGCGCGTGCTGGAGGCCAGGCCGGAAACGCTGGTCGACGAGGCCAACGCCAACCTCGACCCCTTCGCCATCTGGAAGGCGATGATGACCAACGAGAAGCCGGGCGGGCATGGCGACCGCTCGGTGGCCGTCGGCACCATCGACATGGCGGTGTGGGATGCGGTTGCCAAGATCGCCGGCCAGCCGCTGTGGCGCCTGCTGGCCGACCGTTATCGCGGCGGGGTGGCCGACGAGACGGTGTGGGTCTATGCCGCCGGCGGCTACTACTATCCGGGCAAGGACGACCGGCAGCTCCAGGACGAGATGCGCAGCTATCGCGACCGCGGCTATCGCGTCGTGAAGATGAAGATCGGCGGCACCTCGATCGACGACGACCGCCGCCGGATCGAGGCGGTGCTGGAGATCGTGGGCGACGGCGCCAACCTGGCGGTCGACGCCAACGGTCGCTTCGACCTGAAGACGGCGCTGGCCTATGGCGAGGCCCTGCGGCCCTATGGCCTGCACTGGTACGAGGAGGCGGGAGACCCGCTCGACTATGCGCTGAACGCCGAGCTGGCGGCCGCGTATCCCGGCGCGCTCGCCACGGGCGAGAACCTTTTCTCGCACCAGGATGCCCGCAACCTCGTGCGCTATGGCGGGATGCGGCCCGACCGCGACTACCTGCAGTTCGACTGCGCGCTGTCCTATGGGCTGGTGGAATACCTGCGCACGCTGGACGCCATCGCCGAGCTGGGCTGGTCGTCGCGCCGCGTGGTGCCCCATGGCGGGCACCAGATGTCGCTGAACATCGCCGCCGGCCTGCATCTGGGCGGCAACGAATCCTATCCCGACGTCTTCCAGCCCTTCGGCGGCTTCGCCGACGGGATCGCGGTCGAGGATGGGCGGGTCCGCCTGCCCGACGTGCCGGGCGTCGGCTTCGAGACCAAGGCCAACCTGTATGCGCTGATGCGCACGCTGGTGGAGGACCTCTGA